The following proteins come from a genomic window of Crassostrea angulata isolate pt1a10 chromosome 1, ASM2561291v2, whole genome shotgun sequence:
- the LOC128160484 gene encoding uncharacterized protein LOC128160484: protein MEYMLKSVMIPTVIVISFMMMNTVAVTTDNRVILSGVLVGSALAASQYGSYTFSPLEFAALTTSLLVLNYPRKQTQTMKELCDSLGPKGYIWDVSYEICYHLNTIELNAVDAKRICMSEHPNSRLLLINSDKTYNFAVSIIDTFNTGPIYLQGTRYGPNFVDDDGQAITYFRWDSGQPTNNNYLRTDTVTRLQETSSGTRLNKFICRLY from the exons ATGGAGTATATGTTGAAGTCTGTTATGATTCCAACAGTGATCGTGATTTCATTCATGATGATGAATACTGTTGCCGTGACAACGGACAACCGTGTTATTCTAAGTGGAGTGCTGGTTGGTTCGGCTCTGGCAGCGTCACAAT atGGGAGCTACACGTTCAGTCCATTAGAGTTTGCAGCTTTGACGACTTCTCTTCTTGTTTTGAACTATCCTAGAAAACAGACGCAAACTATGAAAG AATTATGTGACTCCCTTGGTCCTAAAGGATACATTTGGGATGTATCATATGAAATTTGTTATCATCTAAACACCATTGAGCTGAATGCTGTGGACGCCAAGAGAATATGCATGTCCGAGCATCCAAACAGTCGACTCCTGTTGATAAATTCGGATAAAACCTACAATTTTGCAGTTTCAATTATCG ACACCTTCAACACAGGACCGATATATCTACAAGGAACCAGGTACGGTCCCAACTTTGTTGACGATGACGGACAGGCTATTACTTACTTTAGATGGGATTCAGGACAACCTACCAACAATAACTACCTTCGCACCGATACAGTTACACGTTTACAAGAGACATCTTCGGGAACAAGACTTAACAAATTCATATGTCGATTGTATTGA